One segment of Pontibacter akesuensis DNA contains the following:
- a CDS encoding DUF3857 domain-containing protein, translated as MTHFYTPNKLKMLALTFLLLLLLGQQASFAAPKNVSVKPEPTWIKKLPARTQTSINPNNVNGGFHYLLLNTQFEVARQEVYYHNVYKFTTEEGVQSYSELRLNFDPNHEQLQLHKVLVWRNGKAIDKLNLSKVKVLQREQGMDRGIYDESLTAVLVLEDVRVGDILEYACTIKGGNPVFGGKFFNAFNLQGYDPMDEMLVHIVAPQHRKINYKLHLTKKKPSITTADGNTTYTWHLKDLPATVVDDETPSWYDPYPGVYVSEFKSWQEVVAWALPLYEGYGKPGKALQAKIDSIKCTYGSDEKRLEEALRFVQDEVRYLGYEAGIGGFKPRAPSEVYASRFGDCKDKALLLCTMLRQMGITAYPALVNSTYQKQIENQLPSPYAFNHCIVQVQLLGGQTYWYDATISKQRGDFKNIYLPNYGKALVLAPTTKALATVTSPAADFPHVSAQEIYHIKAIDKPVMLEVRTEYSGSEADYQRSNFATTSLQDIEKSYLNFYANQYPDIEKAADIAFEDWEANNTFTVIEKYTIDNFWAAQADNAEVVEAWFTPQVLQGYIRQPKTSKRTMPLALSYPLHVEQKITVLLPEAWPIANEQKAIEDDAFFFQKTVSYGTTGTELTLHYTYQSHQDFVEAAGTAKYLSNQKELLNELSYGLTYNQTLASSGTDSQFSWGVLLLAVLLLAGFSFGAYRLYFWDPSPVPGYSLLDKQSIGGWLILPMIGLALTPLRIVVSLFTDDFFNKAVWTALLDASSGAYSPAMAGVLGMELVVNIAFIVLSALLFILAVKQRTSVPKLMVAYYAFNLVFILLDVALVSLLNVPLGNSGETAGEVARAVIGAAIWIPYFTLSTRVKATFVVQLQPVLPEEEYIPAPSGEEEQVHA; from the coding sequence AAACCAGCATCAACCCCAACAACGTGAACGGGGGCTTCCATTACCTGCTGCTGAACACGCAGTTTGAGGTGGCCAGGCAGGAAGTATACTACCACAACGTGTACAAGTTCACCACCGAGGAAGGCGTGCAGAGCTACTCAGAGCTACGGCTGAACTTCGACCCGAACCACGAGCAGCTGCAGTTGCACAAGGTGCTGGTGTGGCGCAACGGCAAAGCCATCGACAAGCTGAACCTGAGCAAGGTAAAGGTACTGCAGCGGGAGCAGGGCATGGACCGGGGCATTTACGACGAAAGCCTGACGGCGGTGCTGGTGCTGGAGGATGTGCGTGTGGGGGATATACTGGAATACGCCTGCACCATAAAAGGCGGCAACCCGGTGTTCGGGGGCAAGTTCTTTAACGCTTTTAACCTGCAGGGCTACGACCCCATGGATGAGATGCTCGTGCACATTGTGGCGCCGCAGCACCGTAAAATAAACTACAAGCTCCACCTGACAAAGAAAAAACCAAGTATAACCACGGCGGATGGTAACACAACCTATACCTGGCATCTGAAGGATTTGCCTGCCACCGTGGTGGATGATGAGACGCCCTCCTGGTATGATCCTTACCCAGGCGTTTACGTGTCTGAGTTTAAGAGCTGGCAGGAAGTAGTGGCGTGGGCGCTGCCGCTGTACGAGGGCTACGGCAAGCCGGGAAAGGCGCTTCAGGCAAAGATAGACAGCATTAAATGTACCTACGGCAGCGATGAGAAGCGCCTGGAGGAGGCCCTGCGTTTTGTGCAGGACGAAGTGCGTTACCTGGGCTATGAGGCAGGCATCGGCGGGTTCAAGCCTCGGGCACCTTCCGAAGTATACGCCAGCCGCTTCGGCGACTGCAAAGACAAAGCCCTGCTGCTGTGCACCATGCTGCGGCAGATGGGCATCACAGCTTACCCGGCCCTGGTGAACTCCACCTACCAGAAGCAGATCGAAAACCAGCTTCCCTCGCCGTATGCCTTCAACCACTGCATTGTGCAGGTGCAGCTGCTAGGCGGCCAAACCTACTGGTACGATGCCACCATCAGCAAGCAGCGCGGCGATTTTAAGAACATCTACCTGCCTAACTATGGCAAGGCGCTCGTGCTGGCGCCCACCACCAAAGCACTTGCCACGGTTACGTCGCCTGCCGCTGATTTTCCGCATGTAAGCGCGCAGGAGATCTACCACATCAAGGCCATAGACAAACCGGTTATGCTGGAGGTGCGCACCGAGTACAGCGGCTCGGAGGCCGACTACCAACGCAGCAACTTTGCCACCACCAGCCTGCAGGACATCGAGAAAAGCTACCTGAACTTCTACGCCAACCAGTATCCTGACATTGAGAAAGCGGCAGATATTGCGTTTGAAGACTGGGAGGCGAATAACACCTTTACGGTAATAGAGAAGTATACCATCGATAATTTCTGGGCGGCGCAGGCCGATAATGCCGAGGTAGTGGAGGCGTGGTTTACGCCGCAGGTGCTCCAAGGCTACATCCGTCAGCCAAAAACAAGCAAACGCACCATGCCGCTGGCGCTCTCTTACCCGCTGCACGTGGAGCAGAAAATTACGGTGCTGCTGCCGGAGGCGTGGCCTATTGCGAACGAGCAGAAAGCCATAGAAGACGATGCCTTCTTCTTCCAGAAAACGGTGAGTTACGGCACCACAGGAACCGAGCTGACGCTGCACTACACGTACCAGTCGCACCAGGACTTTGTGGAGGCAGCGGGCACGGCGAAATACCTAAGCAACCAGAAAGAACTGCTGAACGAGCTAAGCTACGGCCTAACGTACAACCAAACGCTTGCCTCCTCCGGCACCGACAGCCAGTTTAGCTGGGGCGTATTGCTGCTGGCGGTGCTGCTGCTGGCAGGCTTCTCCTTCGGCGCTTACAGGCTGTACTTCTGGGACCCAAGCCCCGTACCGGGCTATTCCCTGCTCGACAAACAAAGTATAGGCGGCTGGCTCATTCTCCCGATGATCGGTTTGGCTTTAACGCCTTTGCGTATCGTGGTGAGCCTTTTCACAGATGATTTTTTCAACAAAGCTGTATGGACTGCCCTGCTCGATGCTTCCTCGGGAGCCTACTCGCCGGCCATGGCGGGAGTGCTAGGAATGGAACTGGTGGTGAACATTGCATTTATCGTGCTTAGTGCGCTGCTGTTTATACTTGCCGTGAAGCAGCGCACCAGCGTGCCGAAGCTGATGGTGGCCTACTATGCTTTCAACCTTGTTTTTATACTTCTGGACGTCGCGCTGGTGAGCCTGCTGAACGTGCCGCTGGGCAACTCCGGAGAGACAGCCGGAGAAGTGGCAAGGGCCGTTATCGGAGCAGCCATCTGGATTCCATACTTCACACTTTCCACAAGAGTAAAAGCTACTTTTGTAGTGCAGCTGCAGCCAGTCTTACCGGAGGAGGAATACATTCCCGCCCCATCCGGCGAAGAGGAACAGGTGCATGCGTAA
- a CDS encoding energy transducer TonB, whose amino-acid sequence MKKVVLGLMIALGVGVLGTAEAQQQVRYFSRSGVKQVTAEEAYFFEVTKEDASGGGTKTRYQVQDSTKVSQHTYSDLDGGKYKSGILDGPRYEWYPNGNLKEEGLYSNNKLNGTYKAWYESGELRYSKKYKDNQPHDSLTAYYKAGNVRRVEVYEGGKMTSGKVYDEAGKEVKYIPMEQIPLFPGGEHAMLRWLGSNIKYPKSMRKARLAGLVVIAFTVDEEGNLSNIELLKGIHPDGDAEALRVIKSMPTWNPGLLEGEPVTVRYTLPIRYSI is encoded by the coding sequence GTGAAGAAAGTAGTATTAGGGCTGATGATCGCGTTGGGAGTTGGTGTCTTAGGAACGGCAGAAGCGCAGCAGCAGGTGAGGTATTTTAGCAGGAGTGGCGTAAAACAGGTTACAGCGGAAGAAGCTTACTTTTTTGAGGTGACCAAAGAGGATGCCTCCGGCGGAGGCACCAAAACGCGCTACCAAGTGCAGGACAGCACTAAAGTAAGCCAGCACACATACAGCGATTTGGATGGAGGCAAGTATAAATCTGGCATCCTGGATGGCCCGCGCTATGAGTGGTACCCTAACGGCAACCTAAAGGAAGAAGGCTTATACAGCAACAACAAGCTCAATGGCACCTACAAAGCCTGGTACGAAAGCGGAGAATTGCGCTACAGCAAAAAGTATAAAGACAATCAGCCACACGACTCTCTTACCGCCTATTATAAAGCCGGTAATGTGCGTCGGGTGGAAGTATACGAGGGCGGAAAAATGACCTCCGGCAAAGTATATGATGAAGCAGGCAAGGAAGTGAAATACATCCCGATGGAGCAGATTCCATTGTTTCCGGGCGGAGAGCATGCCATGCTTCGGTGGCTCGGCAGTAACATCAAGTATCCAAAGAGCATGCGCAAAGCCCGTTTAGCTGGTTTAGTGGTAATAGCATTTACGGTGGATGAAGAAGGTAACCTGAGCAATATAGAGCTGCTGAAAGGAATACATCCGGATGGAGACGCCGAGGCATTACGCGTAATTAAAAGCATGCCGACCTGGAACCCCGGCCTGCTGGAGGGGGAGCCTGTGACGGTTCGTTATACCCTCCCAATCAGGTACTCTATTTAG
- a CDS encoding glutathione synthetase: protein MTIGFVVNDTNTEKPTYSTIFLAQRMHNQGHTVYLMGVGDLAYYPDGFMGATAVQADPKKKYKTLVTYLEAIQGDKATKVRVTAPDLDVLMLRNDPSSEGEGRGWAQNAGIIFGQLALRHGVIVLNDPTKLSDAVNKMYFQHFPEAVRPRTLITRDKEEIKAFFREQENNIILKPLQGSGGSGVFMVKKDDTTNLNQIVEAISRDGYVIAQEYLPEATGGDVRLIVMNGEALQHEGKYCAIHRVTGKDDIRSNLHAGGSTQQATVTQTMLDLVELVRPKLIQDGMFLVGLDIVGNKLMEINVFSPGGLHDAFEMEGVDFSVPIIAALERKVHYKNTYSTQINNKTVAMI from the coding sequence ATGACCATAGGATTTGTAGTAAACGATACCAACACCGAAAAACCCACTTATTCCACCATTTTCCTGGCACAGCGCATGCACAACCAAGGGCACACCGTGTACCTGATGGGCGTCGGCGACCTGGCCTATTACCCCGATGGCTTTATGGGCGCCACTGCCGTGCAGGCCGACCCGAAGAAGAAGTATAAAACCCTGGTTACGTACCTCGAGGCTATCCAGGGCGACAAGGCAACGAAAGTGCGCGTTACCGCACCGGACCTGGACGTGCTCATGCTCCGCAACGATCCTTCGTCGGAGGGGGAAGGACGCGGCTGGGCACAGAACGCGGGCATCATCTTCGGCCAGCTGGCCTTGCGCCACGGCGTGATCGTACTCAACGACCCGACTAAGCTCTCTGATGCGGTAAATAAGATGTACTTCCAGCACTTTCCGGAAGCGGTGCGCCCGCGTACGCTCATCACCCGCGATAAGGAGGAGATAAAGGCGTTTTTCAGGGAGCAGGAGAACAACATCATCCTGAAGCCGCTGCAAGGCTCAGGAGGCTCGGGCGTGTTTATGGTGAAGAAGGACGACACCACTAACCTGAACCAGATCGTGGAGGCCATCAGCCGCGACGGCTACGTGATTGCGCAGGAGTACCTGCCCGAGGCGACCGGCGGTGACGTGCGCCTTATTGTGATGAACGGGGAGGCTTTGCAGCATGAGGGCAAGTACTGCGCCATTCATCGGGTAACCGGAAAAGACGATATCCGCAGCAACCTGCACGCTGGCGGCTCTACCCAGCAGGCCACCGTTACCCAAACGATGCTGGACCTGGTGGAGCTGGTGCGGCCAAAGCTGATTCAGGACGGTATGTTCCTGGTGGGCCTGGATATTGTGGGAAATAAGCTGATGGAGATAAACGTGTTTAGCCCGGGCGGTTTGCACGATGCCTTCGAGATGGAGGGTGTGGATTTCTCGGTACCGATTATTGCCGCACTCGAGCGAAAGGTGCATTATAAAAATACCTACAGCACCCAGATCAACAACAAAACAGTGGCCATGATTTAG
- a CDS encoding flavohemoglobin expression-modulating QEGLA motif protein produces the protein MIDHITDSFIKKITGSLKRGKQVHRRLPQGGLVYIDRPLPFLVIFRHPTGQPDHATADFLKANASYIISHQERTEELRPLVQSIAKTLSDHFGAFMIMELMAAPADATDAPLFKVLGPEKQLPTTTKTIVEELQRIKLPETRTSVATDTNQLLLQEPHSLLTEEELKRHSVLLLGLQLRPIYKNKATGRIYPQLLRNMREKVANAIKKTVFDFVSVQTTHHPVHFQALGRQSVNRVVWRIDKQLTSISDQFQFLLLVTPVNNQEAWAAFQKSKYKEQPTFHYRLLPVDADQLKRKLYNIAIEKVDDPTLGYLFRDKRHELDKMLTMLADRNTPDFLYSSMQLYGTVHEPLLKIAEGILAAIPEPMREKDAALMPVKEFAALAEQEISFLREQYPGLDSGVDVREDIVGLIVSEGRLNVGTDAKIPRHRAEALIQHEVGTHILTYYNGKAQPLRQLYMGSPGYEELQEGLAVLSEWLVGGLDQDRMRMLAARVVAVYHLTKGSSFTENFWRLKDTYNFSDETAWDITMRVHRGGGLTKDAVYLRGLVHLLEYLKQGHELEPLLIGKIRQDYLPLVQELIYRNVLRPVPIKPRYLLNEGIKPKLEQLKAGISVFNLL, from the coding sequence ATGATCGACCACATCACCGACAGTTTTATCAAAAAGATAACCGGCAGCCTGAAGCGCGGCAAGCAGGTGCACCGGCGGCTGCCGCAGGGAGGGCTGGTGTACATCGACAGACCCCTGCCCTTCCTGGTGATCTTCCGCCATCCCACCGGCCAACCCGACCACGCCACCGCCGACTTCCTGAAAGCCAACGCCTCCTATATCATCTCGCACCAGGAGCGCACCGAAGAGCTACGGCCCCTGGTGCAAAGTATAGCCAAGACCCTATCCGACCATTTTGGCGCGTTTATGATTATGGAGTTGATGGCTGCGCCTGCCGATGCCACAGACGCGCCGCTGTTTAAGGTGCTGGGCCCGGAAAAGCAGTTGCCTACCACCACCAAAACCATTGTGGAGGAGCTGCAACGTATAAAGCTGCCCGAAACCCGCACGTCCGTAGCCACCGACACCAACCAACTACTGCTGCAGGAGCCGCACAGCCTGCTAACCGAGGAGGAGCTAAAACGACACAGCGTGCTGCTGCTCGGGCTGCAACTCAGACCTATCTATAAAAACAAAGCCACCGGCAGGATATACCCCCAGCTGCTGCGGAACATGCGCGAGAAAGTAGCCAACGCCATCAAGAAAACCGTGTTCGACTTTGTATCGGTGCAGACAACGCACCACCCCGTGCACTTCCAGGCGCTGGGCCGGCAGTCGGTGAACCGCGTGGTGTGGCGCATCGACAAGCAGCTCACCAGCATCAGCGACCAGTTTCAGTTCCTGCTGCTGGTAACGCCCGTGAACAACCAGGAGGCCTGGGCGGCTTTCCAAAAATCAAAGTATAAAGAACAACCGACTTTCCATTACCGCCTGCTGCCTGTGGATGCCGACCAGCTGAAGCGCAAGCTCTACAACATCGCCATCGAGAAAGTGGACGACCCCACGCTGGGTTACCTGTTCCGCGACAAGCGCCACGAGCTGGACAAGATGCTGACGATGCTGGCCGACCGCAACACCCCCGATTTTTTGTACAGCAGCATGCAGCTGTACGGCACCGTGCACGAGCCCCTGCTGAAGATTGCAGAAGGTATACTGGCCGCCATTCCTGAGCCCATGCGGGAGAAAGACGCGGCGCTGATGCCTGTAAAAGAGTTCGCCGCACTGGCCGAACAGGAAATTTCTTTTCTGCGGGAGCAGTACCCTGGCCTTGATTCCGGTGTGGACGTGCGGGAGGACATTGTGGGCCTGATCGTGTCGGAGGGAAGGCTGAATGTGGGAACCGACGCCAAAATACCCCGCCATCGGGCAGAGGCCCTGATCCAGCACGAGGTGGGTACGCATATCCTCACCTACTACAACGGCAAGGCGCAGCCGCTCCGGCAGCTGTACATGGGCAGCCCCGGCTACGAGGAGCTGCAGGAGGGGCTGGCGGTGCTAAGCGAGTGGCTGGTAGGTGGCCTCGACCAGGACCGCATGCGCATGCTGGCAGCGCGCGTTGTGGCTGTGTACCACCTCACGAAGGGCAGCAGCTTTACCGAAAACTTCTGGCGGCTGAAGGACACCTACAACTTCAGCGATGAAACAGCCTGGGACATTACCATGCGCGTGCACCGTGGTGGCGGCCTCACCAAAGACGCTGTGTACCTGCGCGGCCTCGTGCACCTGCTTGAGTACCTGAAACAGGGCCACGAGCTGGAACCGCTGCTCATCGGCAAAATACGGCAGGATTACCTCCCGCTTGTGCAGGAGCTGATATACCGTAACGTGCTGCGCCCGGTGCCCATCAAGCCGCGCTATCTCCTCAACGAGGGTATCAAACCCAAGCTGGAACAACTAAAAGCCGGCATATCAGTATTTAATTTACTGTGA
- a CDS encoding N-formylglutamate amidohydrolase translates to MTDTKIGTVYYTLQRGDSPLVATAIHNGHEVRPNLQALFNLTSDERLREEDPFTAEWVGITDNYIVGNYSRFEMDLNRPPEKAIYRKPEDAWGLHVWKEELPEEQAQESMVRYERFYKDVKQMLSKLLEEHDCIVIYDLHTYNHRREGANGPAADPEQNPEVNIGTGNMDREKWAPVVTAFMQSLGSYNYQGRQLDVRENVKFKGGHFMRWIHDTFGDRVCVMSIEFKKFFMDEWTGTPDWEQVQEIKQALEQTKRPVLQALTQVCAS, encoded by the coding sequence ATGACTGATACAAAAATAGGCACCGTTTATTACACCCTGCAACGGGGAGACAGTCCCTTGGTGGCCACCGCCATTCACAACGGACACGAGGTGCGCCCGAACCTGCAGGCACTGTTTAACCTCACTTCGGATGAGCGCCTGCGGGAAGAGGACCCGTTTACCGCCGAGTGGGTGGGGATAACAGATAATTACATTGTAGGCAACTATTCGCGCTTTGAGATGGACCTGAACCGCCCGCCGGAGAAAGCCATCTACCGCAAGCCCGAAGATGCCTGGGGCCTGCACGTATGGAAGGAAGAACTGCCGGAGGAGCAGGCGCAGGAATCGATGGTGCGCTATGAGCGGTTTTACAAGGATGTGAAACAGATGCTTTCTAAACTCCTGGAGGAGCACGACTGCATCGTGATCTACGACCTTCATACATACAACCACCGCCGCGAAGGCGCCAATGGGCCGGCCGCTGACCCGGAGCAGAACCCGGAGGTGAATATCGGCACCGGCAATATGGATCGTGAGAAGTGGGCACCGGTGGTAACGGCCTTCATGCAAAGCCTGGGCAGCTACAACTACCAGGGCCGCCAGCTGGATGTGCGCGAAAACGTTAAGTTCAAGGGCGGGCACTTCATGCGCTGGATACACGATACCTTCGGCGACCGCGTATGTGTAATGAGCATCGAGTTTAAAAAGTTCTTTATGGATGAGTGGACCGGCACGCCCGACTGGGAGCAGGTGCAGGAGATAAAGCAGGCGTTGGAACAAACCAAGCGGCCCGTGCTGCAGGCGCTTACTCAGGTATGTGCTTCCTAG
- a CDS encoding rhomboid family intramembrane serine protease, protein MENNYAVQAEAMSTAELQAVVQEHGAYAREAVWAAMAELEKRGEEIPVKEGFEQPQPETWGQKGRNFLQLFVPQQDYFVTPILLNLNLLVFLIGTALGLHVLDPDAGRLVELGANFGPYTLTGEPWRLLTSTFLHGGILHLLLNMMALVNIGAQLEMLVGRVQFMLAYLLCGLAGSVASLWWVSPEITVAVGASGAIFGLFGMLLMLLLLERELDWKNKRAMLANMAVVIGINLAYGMRDGIDNAAHVGGLVAGMVYGALLLLRSGRYITQNYGAVGNAITMVAGMLVLFVWFYMIPFTGTVRFVYTLEQIGKHEEKAMEAMFLMEKAGENAKADEMVPILEHGIVLWEESETLLEQIEDAPEGEEARVATLLDYVRLRKMSYQMLRDDLQEGRPLLHQKQQQMLGAINQYVAQLQKGDFSEVATRSGLEELPPELNMKGSNGAPLDAAVLDAIEAPLFVLDGVELGTAPKLEPMQEVTDLSPEMIQEITVLQGAEAVAIYGAKAAGGVILITTKK, encoded by the coding sequence ATGGAGAACAACTACGCCGTACAGGCCGAGGCAATGAGCACAGCCGAATTACAGGCCGTTGTACAGGAGCATGGCGCCTATGCGCGCGAGGCTGTTTGGGCCGCTATGGCAGAACTGGAGAAGCGGGGAGAGGAGATACCTGTTAAGGAGGGCTTTGAGCAGCCACAGCCGGAAACGTGGGGCCAGAAGGGGCGAAACTTTCTGCAGCTGTTCGTGCCGCAGCAAGACTACTTCGTTACACCCATCCTGCTCAATCTAAACCTGCTGGTGTTTCTTATAGGTACTGCTCTTGGCTTGCATGTGCTTGATCCGGATGCCGGGCGCCTGGTGGAACTGGGTGCGAACTTTGGACCATACACCTTAACAGGAGAGCCTTGGCGCCTGCTGACAAGCACGTTTCTGCACGGCGGCATCCTGCACTTGCTGCTAAACATGATGGCGCTGGTAAACATAGGAGCTCAGCTGGAAATGCTGGTGGGGCGGGTGCAGTTTATGTTGGCTTACCTCCTCTGTGGCCTTGCCGGCAGTGTGGCTAGTCTTTGGTGGGTGAGCCCGGAAATAACAGTGGCTGTAGGGGCTTCGGGCGCTATATTCGGTCTGTTCGGAATGCTACTGATGCTGCTGCTGCTGGAGCGCGAGCTTGACTGGAAAAACAAGCGTGCCATGCTTGCGAACATGGCGGTGGTGATTGGTATTAACCTGGCCTACGGCATGCGCGATGGTATAGACAATGCCGCGCACGTTGGTGGCCTGGTGGCAGGCATGGTGTATGGCGCACTATTGTTATTGCGCTCGGGCCGCTACATCACCCAGAACTATGGTGCTGTGGGCAATGCAATAACAATGGTGGCAGGTATGCTTGTGCTTTTTGTGTGGTTTTACATGATTCCCTTTACCGGCACGGTACGCTTTGTATACACGCTGGAGCAGATAGGCAAACACGAGGAGAAGGCGATGGAAGCTATGTTTCTGATGGAGAAGGCAGGTGAAAACGCGAAGGCGGATGAAATGGTGCCGATTCTGGAACATGGTATTGTGCTGTGGGAGGAAAGCGAGACCCTGCTGGAGCAAATAGAGGATGCACCGGAAGGTGAGGAGGCCCGCGTTGCCACGCTGCTGGACTACGTGCGCCTGCGCAAGATGTCTTACCAGATGCTGCGCGACGACCTGCAGGAAGGCCGCCCGCTGTTGCACCAGAAGCAGCAGCAGATGCTGGGTGCCATCAACCAATACGTGGCGCAGCTGCAGAAAGGTGATTTCTCGGAGGTAGCCACTCGGAGCGGTTTGGAAGAACTTCCGCCGGAACTGAATATGAAGGGCAGCAACGGGGCACCACTAGACGCAGCAGTCCTGGATGCGATTGAAGCGCCTCTTTTTGTGCTGGATGGCGTGGAACTCGGAACTGCTCCTAAATTGGAGCCAATGCAGGAGGTTACAGACTTGTCGCCTGAAATGATACAGGAAATTACTGTACTGCAGGGAGCGGAAGCAGTGGCAATTTATGGCGCGAAGGCAGCGGGAGGAGTTATTCTGATTACCACCAAAAAATAG
- a CDS encoding zinc-ribbon domain-containing protein encodes MADSEIPKTKICPNCGAEVPLREKQCPVCGQLLATSNFKWLKDLGPLEIFLLILGSIMLAIGFVAL; translated from the coding sequence ATGGCTGATTCGGAAATCCCCAAAACTAAAATTTGCCCTAATTGCGGTGCTGAAGTGCCGCTTAGAGAAAAGCAGTGCCCAGTGTGTGGCCAGCTGCTTGCCACCAGCAACTTTAAGTGGCTGAAGGATCTGGGCCCCCTCGAGATCTTCCTGCTCATACTGGGCAGCATCATGCTGGCCATCGGCTTTGTGGCACTGTAG
- a CDS encoding head GIN domain-containing protein, producing the protein MRSTKLQSAAFAIFALALLVLNAPAALAQDLRGNGNITTQNRSVSGIRGIDVSGGFTVELTQGSNEGVRLEAEENLIDNIKTEVRNGVLHIYNDKSISSSKGMKAYVTLKALESIDISGGVKIIGNSTFKSDALKMDMSGGSNVKLTVDTRQVKADMSGASKVELLGKADVLLMDMSGASKVDASELQASEVKVQASGASHVKVFASKTLDINASGASAVYYKGSPSITSDVSAAARISKL; encoded by the coding sequence ATGAGAAGCACAAAATTACAATCTGCCGCTTTTGCCATATTCGCCCTGGCACTGTTGGTGCTGAACGCACCTGCCGCCCTGGCACAGGATCTGAGAGGCAATGGCAACATCACCACCCAAAACAGAAGCGTGTCGGGCATCCGGGGCATTGACGTGAGCGGTGGCTTTACGGTAGAACTCACACAGGGCAGCAACGAAGGCGTACGGCTGGAGGCTGAGGAGAATCTGATCGACAACATCAAAACCGAGGTGCGTAACGGTGTGCTCCACATCTACAACGACAAGAGCATTTCCTCCAGCAAAGGCATGAAGGCCTACGTAACGCTCAAAGCGCTGGAGAGCATCGACATCAGTGGCGGCGTGAAAATTATCGGCAACTCCACTTTTAAGTCTGATGCGCTGAAAATGGACATGAGTGGCGGCTCCAACGTAAAACTCACCGTGGACACCAGGCAGGTAAAGGCCGACATGAGCGGCGCGAGCAAAGTTGAGTTGCTGGGAAAAGCCGATGTGCTGCTGATGGACATGTCCGGCGCCTCGAAAGTGGATGCATCGGAGCTGCAGGCCAGCGAGGTGAAGGTGCAGGCCAGCGGTGCTAGCCACGTGAAAGTGTTTGCCAGTAAAACGCTGGACATTAATGCATCCGGTGCATCGGCGGTATACTACAAAGGCAGCCCAAGCATCACCTCTGATGTATCGGCCGCGGCCCGTATCTCGAAACTGTAG
- the bla gene encoding subclass B1 metallo-beta-lactamase: protein MKKLLLPLLLLFCGQAFAQLEVHKIAPKVWVHTSYNTYQGTQVPSNGLIVATTEGIVLVDAAWGDEQTEELLAWIEENLKQPVKMCIVTHAHDDRLGSAALLQQKGIPVFGSSQTATLAASKGIKLDPTLPMDKALTVGNQKLVAFYPGAGHTADNIVVYLPQQRVLFGGCLVKDAAAKSLGNTADADVSYWPSAIRNVQQRFKKVKTVVPGHGPWSGQEAFANTLRLLEQQQ, encoded by the coding sequence ATGAAAAAGCTGCTTTTGCCGCTGTTGCTGCTATTCTGCGGCCAGGCTTTTGCCCAGCTAGAGGTACACAAGATTGCGCCGAAGGTTTGGGTGCATACCTCTTACAACACCTATCAGGGTACCCAGGTCCCGTCTAACGGTTTGATCGTAGCTACCACTGAAGGTATTGTGCTGGTAGATGCCGCCTGGGGCGATGAACAGACAGAGGAGTTGCTGGCGTGGATTGAAGAGAACCTGAAACAGCCTGTGAAAATGTGCATCGTTACCCACGCCCACGACGACCGCCTAGGTAGCGCAGCTTTGCTACAGCAGAAAGGCATTCCGGTGTTTGGCTCATCTCAAACGGCCACGTTGGCTGCAAGCAAGGGCATAAAGCTAGACCCTACTTTACCGATGGACAAAGCGTTAACTGTAGGCAACCAAAAGCTGGTGGCGTTCTATCCCGGCGCAGGGCATACCGCTGATAATATTGTGGTTTACCTGCCTCAGCAGCGTGTTTTGTTTGGCGGATGCCTTGTAAAGGATGCCGCCGCCAAAAGCCTGGGTAACACCGCCGACGCAGATGTAAGCTATTGGCCCTCTGCTATCCGAAATGTGCAGCAGCGGTTTAAAAAGGTAAAGACGGTGGTTCCCGGCCACGGCCCCTGGAGCGGACAGGAAGCTTTCGCCAACACCCTAAGGCTCCTGGAGCAGCAGCAGTAG